The Heptranchias perlo isolate sHepPer1 chromosome 18, sHepPer1.hap1, whole genome shotgun sequence genomic interval tctatcgatctcagccttaaacatgttcaacgactgagcagccacagccctctgggctagagaattcctaagattcacaaccctcagtgaagaaattcctcatctcagtcctaaatggccgaccccttatcctgagactacgtcccctagttccagacgctccagccaggggaaacagctatTGCTGTGGAgcttaaacgccagcatagaccatagaatggcttgtttctgtgctgtagttgagGTAACTCGATGTAACGCAAAGCATAATGCTGCAAGATGTGCTGACAACAAACACTGCACTTTTCTTTAAAGTGCCAAAGTTTTAACAAAGTATTGGCCATAACAAACTACCTTGCATATAATGTGAAGTACTGTTAGAAGAAATTTTTTTGACAAGTTTgaacttcattaaaaaaaatctgacaagGGAAAAGTGTTCAGTTTAACACAAGCGCCTTATCAACTGGATTTATTTAACAAGTGCATTTTGGAAAAGTGCAAGACATTTTGGACACAGATTTCACAAATTTTAATAAACTAATGGAATTTACACAACATCTGCAATGCAGAGAAAAGTCTCTACACTAATATTGCACACTTGACAGTACGCAGTTGTTTACCTGCGATTTTCGAGACAATGAAATGAGGTAATCAGATTTTATAAATTCTGTACACTAATCAAAAGACACAAGAGGGAGACATTTGGCAAGAAAAAAAATGGATCAGAATAAGAATATAACTAAGAAAATGTACCATTTAGCATACGAAAGATACAAGTTTGCTGAACATCCTGAGTACAGATTAGCAGAAGGATAGTTAATCGTTGTCATTTAAGAATCACTTCATGATGTTAGTTATTCAACATTAGTTACTGAATATTACAAAAGACTTCAAGCAACGGTACTTTTCCTCATCAATCACACTTTCCAAAGTAGTTAtttttaatatatcacacagagcATGCTGTGGGTTGTATATTGTAAATatctttgtattatttttgtCACTCAAAATCTAAGAAGGTTTAGGAATAGCTTGAGATTAAatttaaagcactatataaaaaaAGCAACTTTACTTAGCACAGTATAGAATTATGTGCCCTGCACTTTGATGAGCTTTGTAGGAATTAAGGCTTTATGTATTTTTCAAACTAGATCACATTATGTACATTAAGTTTACCAAATTTTAACAATGCCATGATTCTCCATACCAACACAAAATGTAGAAGTTTACTGTTCAGATTCAAACTTGAGGCCATTCCTTACAATATGTATGCCTTtacaatacattttttttttaaatcaaagccTGAAAAAAAGTCAAAGCAACATGACAAAGCCAAAATTAGATGCAAGTGTATAGGTATTTAAACAGAAAAACAAAAGTAATAAATAAGGCAAGGGCTCAGCATTGATACTGTAGCAGCTGAATTACTTATGATCTATGTGGTATCCTAGAATCCACCATATTAAGAAAATGATAAGATAAGCTAGTAACATGGTTCAGATATCAGATCATAGCAATCTGCCTTCATTAGCCATGGCAAGATAAAAGATCAGTCCTCAAATAAAATTAAAAGCATTCCACACATTGGGATTAAACAAATGCAGTCATGTTACAGAATAGCCTGCTTCCCCATTATTTCCATTTCAACCTGTTACTTTACCTCCTGCGCTAGCTCATACATCAATTATTCTTACTATTGCTTTATGTTTAAACAATACATGCTTGGACTTACTAAGCCAGAAAGTGGATACTGTAACAACAGCTAAGTACAGTTTCAAGCTGTAATTAGCCCATTGCACCCAATAAATTTCTAGAAGGTTCACATAGACTAACAGGAAAACATTATTTTTGTGCAAGTCAGCTTAGCTATTGCCTTTCTTGATACTTCGGCATGGGAAACAAGCCATAACATATAAAAGCTGTCAAGTAAACCATGCCGTTACATTTATGTACGTTTAGCAAGTTTACGGCACTGAACAGTCCGTATATGTGGTGACCATGTTTCCTCTGCGTTGTGTGACAGTCTTGCAGTGCTGCTTCCCAGAGCTTTGGAACTTCTCAGTTCTCACCGTGTGTTTGTGCGTGCTGCCAAAACTGTTGAACGAGAACATCTTTTCCATGTCTTCAAATACGTCATCAAACAACCCACCTCCAAAAGGGAACTGTCTATCTCCAAAGGAAAACCTGTGTGCATTTTGTGCCTCCTGGTGTGCCCTGAAGTGACTACCAAAATGTTTCTTGTGAGGTGGTCTGTGGCCAAAATCAAAGTCAAAATCTTTAAGGAAGTCATCAAAGTTGAAATTGAAAGAATGGGGACGATGGCCACCACTGCCTGCATTGAAAAACTGATGACCCATGTGATCGTAGTCTTTCCTTTTCTTCTCATCTGAAAGGGTTTCATatgctgcaaaaaaaaacttctcagtTATAAAGcagaaaacaacttgcatttataatagcacctttaatatagaaaaacttCCCATAGCACTtctgaggcataatcaaaaaaaaggACAAACGAGCCAAAGAAGACGATATTAGTAGGGgtcttggtcaaagagctgggtattaaggagggtcttaaaaggaagcgaggaaagcagagaagttacggcAAGGGAATTTCATAACATGGAGCTAGCACTAGGAGTCACCAATAATGAGACGAGGAGGCCTAACGCAAGTCAGCAAAGGCAGGAGTGATAGGTGAACAGGCCCTGGTGTAGGATAGATACAGGCAGTAGATCAGCTGAAGGTTAcaaagggtggaggatggagtattcgagtctggaggtaacaaaggcatggatgaaggtttcagtggcagataggCTGAGGCGGGGCAGTTATGGGCTGTGTTATAGAGGTGATTGTAAGTGATCTCTTTCTGATGGAGTcagctcagctcaggattgaaTACGACACTGAAGTTGTGAACAGTTCAGCTTGAGATAGTGGCCGGTGAAGGGGATGGATTTgttggcaagggtatggagtttgtggtaggAGCTGAAGATGATGCCTTTGGTCTTCCCGATGACTAGAAAGAACTAAAAAAGGTAGACAGACCAATTAAATGATGAAAGCACATTAGACAAATCACATATAGaagagtatgatgtggagatgccggtgatggactggggtggacaaatggaaggattcacctgacgaaggggataatctccaaaagcttgtgattttaaaataaaattgttggactataacctggtgttgtaagattccttacatatagaAGAGTAGTTTAACACACCCACCTTCTGCAATTTCCCTAAACTTTGCCTCGGCATCTGGACTTTTATTTTTATCCGGATGGTATTTCATTGCAAGCTTGTGAAATGCCTTCTTGATTTGACGGTCAGATGCATTTTTTGGCACACCCAAAATGTCATAATAATCCTTCTTTGCCAATATAAATTCAGATATCATTAGAATACAGACAGCAAAAGCAAAGACAGACTGTGCTGTTGCCATTGTCAAGATTTCCTAGAAAACACAATGAGATGTACGTTAACAGTAGGCTTTTTATTAATATAAATGTATTTCAACATTTCAAGCACACACACTTAAATATGACAGAGACCCTCTTCAGTCAGG includes:
- the LOC137334702 gene encoding dnaJ homolog subfamily B member 9-like, which produces MATAQSVFAFAVCILMISEFILAKKDYYDILGVPKNASDRQIKKAFHKLAMKYHPDKNKSPDAEAKFREIAEAYETLSDEKKRKDYDHMGHQFFNAGSGGHRPHSFNFNFDDFLKDFDFDFGHRPPHKKHFGSHFRAHQEAQNAHRFSFGDRQFPFGGGLFDDVFEDMEKMFSFNSFGSTHKHTVRTEKFQSSGKQHCKTVTQRRGNMVTTYTDCSVP